In one window of Janthinobacterium sp. 1_2014MBL_MicDiv DNA:
- the aceB gene encoding malate synthase A, with protein MTQSTIPLPEGMQITGAIAPGYEQILTPDALALVAKLTRAFEPRRQELLAVRVERAKRLDAGERPDFLPETAHIRDGDWKIAPIPKALECRRVEITGPVERKMVINAFNSGADSYMTDFEDSNTPNWDNQLTGQINMFDAVRKTISLEQNGKSYKLNDKIATLVVRPRGWHLDEKHVLVDGKRISGGIFDFALFMFHNAKEQLARGAGPYFYLPKMESHLEARLWNDIFVMTQNELGLPQGTIKATVLIETILAAFEMDEILYELKEHSSGLNAGRWDYIFSCIKKFKLDKDFCLADRAKVTMTAPFMRAYALLLLKTCHKRGAPAIGGMAALIPIKNDPEKNDIAMGGVRNDKARDATDGYDGGWVAHPGLVELAMGEFTKVLGDKPNQIEKQRPDIDVKASDLLNFQPEAPITEAGLRYNINVGIHYLGSWLAGNGCVPIHNLMEDAATAEISRSQVWQWIRSSKGVLEDGRKVTAEMVRAMIPEELAKVQRDAPGGDGPTYVRAGQIFEEMSTSESFAEFLTLPLYEEI; from the coding sequence ATGACGCAGAGCACAATCCCCCTTCCCGAAGGCATGCAAATCACGGGCGCCATCGCCCCCGGCTACGAACAGATCCTGACGCCCGATGCGCTGGCGCTGGTGGCCAAGCTGACGCGCGCGTTCGAGCCGCGCCGCCAGGAATTGCTGGCCGTGCGCGTGGAGCGCGCCAAGCGTCTCGATGCGGGCGAGCGTCCCGATTTCCTGCCAGAAACCGCACACATCCGCGACGGCGACTGGAAGATTGCGCCGATCCCGAAGGCGCTGGAATGCCGCCGTGTGGAAATTACCGGTCCCGTCGAGCGCAAGATGGTCATCAACGCGTTCAATTCCGGCGCCGACAGCTACATGACGGACTTCGAGGATTCGAACACGCCGAACTGGGACAACCAGCTGACGGGCCAGATCAATATGTTTGACGCCGTGCGCAAGACGATTTCGCTCGAGCAAAATGGCAAGTCGTACAAGCTGAACGACAAGATCGCCACCCTGGTCGTGCGTCCGCGCGGCTGGCACCTCGATGAAAAACACGTGCTGGTCGATGGCAAGCGCATTTCGGGCGGCATCTTCGATTTCGCCCTGTTCATGTTCCATAACGCCAAGGAGCAACTGGCGCGCGGTGCCGGCCCGTATTTCTACCTGCCGAAGATGGAATCGCACCTGGAAGCGCGCCTGTGGAACGACATCTTCGTCATGACGCAAAATGAGCTGGGCTTGCCACAGGGCACGATCAAGGCCACCGTGCTGATCGAAACCATCCTCGCCGCCTTCGAAATGGATGAAATCCTGTACGAACTGAAGGAGCACAGCTCGGGCCTGAACGCGGGCCGCTGGGATTACATCTTCTCGTGCATCAAGAAATTCAAGCTGGACAAGGATTTCTGCCTGGCCGACCGCGCCAAGGTCACCATGACGGCGCCATTCATGCGCGCCTACGCCTTGCTGCTGCTGAAAACCTGCCACAAGCGCGGCGCACCGGCCATCGGCGGCATGGCGGCCTTGATCCCGATCAAGAATGATCCGGAAAAGAACGACATCGCCATGGGCGGCGTGCGCAACGACAAGGCACGCGATGCCACCGACGGCTACGACGGCGGCTGGGTCGCCCATCCTGGCCTGGTAGAACTGGCCATGGGCGAGTTCACGAAAGTGCTGGGCGACAAGCCGAACCAGATCGAAAAGCAGCGTCCCGACATCGACGTCAAGGCGTCGGACTTGCTGAATTTCCAGCCGGAAGCGCCGATCACGGAAGCGGGCTTGCGCTACAACATCAACGTGGGCATCCACTACCTGGGCAGCTGGCTGGCCGGCAATGGTTGCGTGCCTATCCACAATCTGATGGAAGACGCGGCCACGGCCGAGATCAGCCGCTCGCAAGTGTGGCAGTGGATCCGTTCGAGCAAGGGCGTGCTGGAAGATGGCCGCAAGGTGACGGCCGAGATGGTGCGCGCCATGATTCCGGAAGAGCTGGCGAAGGTGCAGCGCGATGCGCCAGGCGGCGACGGCCCGACTTACGTGCGCGCCGGCCAGATTTTCGAGGAAATGTCGACGTCGGAGTCGTTTGCTGAATTCCTGACCTTGCCGCTGTACGAAGAAATCTGA
- the gloB gene encoding hydroxyacylglutathione hydrolase, translated as MTHSPEHALSVLAVPAFADNYLWLIHDGRHAAVVDPGDAMAILDALKTHQLTLSAILLTHHHADHTGGVPELLQHFAVPVFGPRNEAITAITEPLAEGDVAYVPELGLQLTVIDVPGHTKGHIAYVRQRDERGSAPWLFSGDTLFAGGCGRLFEGTPGQMADSLGKLAALPDDTEVFCAHEYTLSNLRFASAVEPGNLALQERVAIDTEKRQQGLATVPSTIALEKATNPFLRYREPAILTSLKVEGKLAADASPVEAFAALRMWKNNF; from the coding sequence ATGACCCATTCCCCTGAACACGCTTTATCGGTACTTGCCGTGCCCGCCTTTGCCGACAACTACCTGTGGCTGATCCATGATGGCCGCCATGCCGCCGTCGTCGACCCCGGCGATGCGATGGCCATCCTCGATGCGCTTAAAACCCATCAGTTGACCCTGTCCGCCATTTTACTCACGCACCACCATGCCGACCACACGGGCGGCGTACCTGAATTGTTGCAGCATTTCGCCGTGCCCGTCTTCGGCCCACGCAATGAGGCTATCACAGCCATCACGGAACCGCTTGCCGAAGGCGATGTCGCCTATGTGCCCGAGCTGGGCTTGCAGCTGACGGTCATCGACGTGCCCGGCCACACCAAGGGCCATATCGCCTATGTGCGCCAGCGCGACGAGCGCGGTAGCGCCCCATGGCTGTTTTCCGGCGACACGCTGTTTGCCGGCGGCTGCGGCCGCCTGTTCGAAGGCACGCCGGGTCAGATGGCCGATTCGCTGGGCAAGCTGGCCGCCCTGCCCGACGATACCGAGGTATTTTGCGCGCATGAGTACACCTTGTCCAATCTGCGCTTCGCCAGCGCCGTCGAGCCGGGCAACCTGGCCCTGCAGGAGCGCGTCGCCATCGACACGGAAAAGCGCCAGCAAGGCCTGGCCACCGTGCCGTCGACCATTGCACTGGAGAAAGCGACGAACCCCTTCCTGCGCTACCGCGAACCGGCCATCCTGACCAGCCTGAAGGTGGAAGGCAAGCTGGCCGCCGACGCCTCGCCGGTGGAAGCGTTTGCCGCACTGCGCATGTGGAAGAATAATTTCTGA